In Clostridium sp. DL-VIII, the following proteins share a genomic window:
- a CDS encoding response regulator transcription factor, whose translation MDRTILIIEDEEDIRDIIMHYIKKEGFNVKEAENGIDGINILSSEKIDLIILDLMLPDMNGYDVCRKVSKEYNIPIIMLTARNDIVDKILGLELGADDYITKPFDIREVMARVKACLRRMDSLIETNNANIIKISEDIKINEDSREVFKGGHIIKLKPKEYDLLLTFAKNRNIVMSREKLLEKIWGYDFEGDSRTVDVHVQRLRKKLESESSESIIETIFGVGYKMVQSMKG comes from the coding sequence ATGGATAGAACTATACTTATTATTGAGGATGAAGAGGACATAAGAGATATAATAATGCATTACATAAAAAAAGAAGGCTTTAATGTGAAGGAAGCTGAAAATGGTATTGATGGAATAAATATATTATCAAGTGAAAAAATAGACTTGATAATTTTGGATTTAATGCTCCCTGATATGAATGGATATGATGTTTGCAGAAAAGTATCTAAGGAATATAATATACCAATCATTATGCTTACAGCTAGAAATGATATTGTTGATAAAATATTAGGTCTCGAGTTAGGGGCTGATGATTATATAACCAAGCCTTTTGACATAAGAGAAGTAATGGCAAGAGTAAAAGCATGTTTAAGAAGAATGGATAGCCTCATAGAAACAAATAATGCAAATATAATCAAAATTTCTGAAGATATAAAAATAAATGAAGATAGTAGGGAAGTTTTTAAAGGAGGGCATATTATTAAATTAAAGCCTAAAGAATATGATCTCCTTTTAACCTTTGCTAAAAATAGAAATATAGTAATGTCTAGAGAAAAACTATTGGAAAAAATTTGGGGTTATGATTTTGAAGGGGATAGTAGAACTGTTGATGTTCATGTTCAAAGGCTTAGAAAAAAGTTGGAAAGTGAAAGTAGTGAATCCATTATTGAAACAATTTTTGGCGTTGGATATAAAATGGTTCAATCTATGAAAGGATAA